The following proteins are co-located in the Fluviicola sp. genome:
- the carB gene encoding carbamoyl-phosphate synthase large subunit, with translation MPKNNSIKSVLIIGSGPIVIGQACEFDYSGSQAARSLREEGIEVTLINSNPATIMTDKVVADNVYLQPLEPESIVEILKKHKIDAVLPTMGGQTALNLAIKCDEMGIWEEYGVNIIGVDIAAIEITENREAFRELMGRIDVGMAPQATAKSFLEGKEIAQDFGFPLCIRPSYTLGGSGASIVYDPKEFDGLLERGLQLSPIHEVMIDKALIGWKEYELELLRDANDNVVIICSIENFDPIGIHTGDSITVAPAMTLSDTTFQRMRDMAIKMMRSIGNFAGGCNVQFAVSPDEQEDIIAIEINPRVSRSSALASKATGYPIAKIAAKLAIGYHLDELSNQITKTTSALFEPTLDYVIVKIPRWNFNKFPGTDRRIGLQMKSVGEVMGIGRSFQEALQKACQSLEINRNGLGADGKELTNQDAILHSLENPSWNRLFHVYDAIKLGIPFKTIFEKTRIDTWFLKQIEDLIKLERRIEKYHLGNMPKDLMFEAKQKGYADRQIAHLLRCLESEVHNKRSEMGIKRVFKLVDTCAAEFDAQTPYYYSTFEYENESTVSDRKKVVVLGSGPNRIGQGIEFDYSCVHGVLAAKECGYETIMINCNPETVSTDFDTADKLYFEPVFWEHIYDIIQHEKPEGVIVQLGGQTALKLAEKLERYGIKILGTSFEALDLAEDRGRFSKVLEEHNIPFPKYGVVESAEQAIELSNDLGFPLLVRPSYVLGGQKMKIVINKEELEHHVVDIINEMGSNQILLDHFLGGAIEAEADAICDGKDVYIIGVMQHIEPAGIHSGDSYAVLPPYNLGDFVMQQIEDITKKIAVALKTVGLINIQFAIKDDKVYVIEANPRASRTVPFIAKAYDEPYVNYATKVMLGEKKVKDFNFNPKKEGYAIKIPVFSYEKFPDVKKELGPEMKSTGEAIRFIKNLKDPFFTKIYSERNMHLSK, from the coding sequence ATGCCGAAAAACAATTCCATTAAGTCCGTACTAATCATCGGTTCAGGTCCCATCGTTATTGGTCAAGCATGTGAATTCGACTACTCAGGTTCTCAAGCCGCACGTTCTCTTCGCGAGGAAGGTATTGAAGTAACATTGATCAACTCGAATCCGGCTACGATCATGACAGATAAGGTCGTTGCTGACAATGTTTACCTGCAACCCCTTGAACCAGAAAGCATCGTTGAAATTCTGAAAAAACACAAAATTGATGCTGTACTGCCAACAATGGGAGGACAAACTGCCCTGAACCTGGCTATCAAATGTGATGAAATGGGGATTTGGGAAGAGTACGGTGTGAACATTATCGGTGTTGACATCGCTGCGATTGAAATCACCGAGAACCGTGAAGCATTCCGCGAGTTGATGGGAAGAATCGACGTGGGAATGGCGCCTCAGGCTACTGCGAAATCTTTCCTGGAAGGAAAAGAAATTGCACAGGATTTCGGATTCCCGTTGTGTATCCGCCCTTCTTATACCCTGGGAGGTTCGGGAGCATCCATCGTGTATGATCCGAAGGAATTTGACGGATTACTGGAGCGAGGACTTCAATTGTCACCGATCCACGAGGTAATGATCGACAAAGCCCTGATCGGCTGGAAAGAATATGAATTGGAGCTATTGCGCGATGCTAACGACAACGTAGTGATTATCTGTTCCATCGAGAACTTCGACCCGATCGGAATTCACACAGGAGATTCCATTACAGTTGCACCGGCAATGACTTTGTCAGATACTACTTTCCAGAGAATGCGCGATATGGCGATCAAAATGATGCGCTCTATCGGGAATTTTGCAGGAGGATGTAACGTACAGTTTGCGGTTTCACCAGATGAGCAGGAAGATATTATTGCCATCGAGATCAACCCGCGTGTATCCCGTTCATCCGCATTGGCATCCAAAGCAACCGGTTACCCGATCGCCAAAATCGCTGCGAAACTGGCAATCGGTTACCACCTGGATGAATTAAGCAATCAAATTACAAAGACAACTTCCGCTTTATTTGAGCCGACTTTGGATTATGTAATCGTTAAAATACCACGCTGGAACTTCAATAAATTCCCGGGAACCGACCGCCGCATCGGACTTCAGATGAAATCCGTAGGTGAAGTAATGGGAATCGGACGTTCGTTCCAGGAAGCTTTACAAAAAGCTTGTCAGTCCCTGGAAATCAACAGAAACGGTTTGGGGGCTGACGGAAAAGAACTGACGAACCAGGATGCGATCCTGCACTCGTTGGAAAATCCGAGCTGGAACCGTTTATTCCATGTATACGATGCGATTAAACTGGGAATTCCGTTCAAAACGATCTTCGAAAAAACACGCATCGATACCTGGTTCCTGAAACAAATCGAGGACCTGATCAAATTGGAGCGACGCATTGAGAAATATCACCTTGGAAATATGCCGAAGGATTTGATGTTCGAAGCGAAGCAAAAAGGATATGCGGATCGTCAGATCGCACATTTATTACGATGCCTGGAATCTGAAGTGCACAACAAGCGCTCGGAAATGGGAATCAAGCGCGTATTCAAGCTGGTAGATACCTGCGCAGCGGAATTCGATGCACAAACTCCTTATTACTATTCCACTTTCGAATACGAAAACGAAAGTACGGTAAGCGACCGCAAAAAAGTGGTGGTTCTGGGTTCAGGACCGAACCGTATCGGACAGGGAATTGAATTCGATTACTCTTGTGTACACGGAGTACTGGCTGCAAAAGAATGCGGTTACGAAACGATCATGATCAACTGTAACCCGGAAACGGTTTCTACGGATTTCGACACGGCAGATAAACTGTATTTCGAGCCTGTTTTCTGGGAACACATTTACGATATTATCCAGCACGAAAAACCGGAAGGGGTGATTGTTCAGCTGGGAGGACAAACCGCGTTGAAACTGGCAGAAAAGCTGGAGCGTTACGGCATTAAGATCTTAGGAACAAGTTTCGAAGCATTGGATTTGGCTGAAGACCGCGGGCGTTTTTCCAAAGTATTGGAAGAGCACAACATTCCATTCCCGAAATACGGGGTAGTGGAAAGTGCCGAACAAGCCATTGAACTGTCGAACGACCTTGGTTTCCCGTTATTGGTTCGCCCTTCTTATGTATTGGGAGGCCAGAAAATGAAGATCGTGATCAACAAAGAAGAACTGGAGCACCACGTGGTGGACATCATCAACGAAATGGGTAGCAACCAGATTTTGCTGGATCACTTCCTGGGCGGAGCGATCGAAGCAGAAGCAGATGCGATCTGTGATGGAAAAGACGTATACATCATCGGGGTGATGCAGCACATTGAGCCTGCCGGAATTCACTCGGGAGATTCCTATGCGGTACTTCCTCCGTATAACCTCGGAGATTTCGTGATGCAGCAAATCGAAGACATTACAAAGAAAATTGCAGTTGCTTTGAAAACAGTCGGATTAATCAATATCCAGTTTGCGATCAAAGACGACAAAGTATATGTGATTGAAGCGAATCCTCGCGCGTCGCGTACAGTGCCTTTCATAGCGAAAGCTTATGATGAGCCGTATGTGAACTATGCCACGAAAGTGATGTTGGGCGAGAAGAAAGTGAAAGACTTTAACTTCAACCCGAAAAAAGAAGGATATGCGATCAAGATCCCGGTATTCTCTTACGAGAAGTTCCCGGATGTGAAGAAAGAATTAGGACCTGAAATGAAATCGACCGGTGAAGCGATCCGCTTTATCAAAAATTTGAAGGACCCGTTCTTTACGAAGATCTATTCGGAAAGAAATATGCACTTATCTAAGTAA
- a CDS encoding PepSY-associated TM helix domain-containing protein produces the protein MNNRNYNIFFHLHTVSGITITVGLFIIFFGGAFALFRQEIGEWESGKYEDKKRAAVKSEKTDYNRILDSIEKNVPSLYGRNVYVYSEGTSDKQAVYISGSEDPKTDSLGKLAYEYEVNPENYTLMSHESSFSLGELLYLLHFYYQLDRIGYYISGLVALFFFLAIVTGILVHWQKIRSNFFVFRPRQKLKTVWTDAHTALGVIGLPFQFIYALTGSMFGLGIVVAGSNALWIYNGDTEKMYDDVIRETTSADTLGKKQTYVVDYNKLVAETAGKWPDFKVDRLHIAFYGSQTMKVEVSGSESIRERFLGQGSVTFKAETGKELQARAPGNMGYYDDVWSSVRRLHYAQFGDIGTFSTYFLKIIYFLMAFLTCFVIISGVLIWLEARNKKNITEKKRRYNELVGAIYLAICLSMLPITAASFILSKVLPETLSGSRESILNYSFFLGWLVLSIVLSWKRNKGLTNKFCLLTGGILGLIIPVVNGVSSGNWFWRTFSQGEYGIFSVDIIWLCIGIICLLVVKRLRKNGVEIPASVAGVR, from the coding sequence ATGAATAATAGAAACTACAACATCTTCTTTCATTTACATACCGTTAGCGGAATTACCATAACCGTGGGACTGTTCATTATTTTTTTCGGCGGTGCATTTGCTTTGTTTCGCCAGGAAATAGGCGAGTGGGAAAGCGGAAAGTATGAAGACAAGAAACGGGCTGCAGTCAAATCGGAAAAGACTGATTACAACCGGATCCTGGATTCGATTGAAAAGAACGTACCCTCACTTTATGGAAGGAATGTCTACGTCTATTCCGAAGGAACATCGGATAAACAAGCCGTTTACATTTCAGGGTCGGAAGATCCGAAAACCGATTCCCTGGGAAAATTGGCCTATGAGTACGAGGTAAATCCGGAAAACTATACGTTGATGAGCCACGAGAGCTCTTTCAGTTTGGGAGAATTGTTGTACCTGCTTCACTTTTATTACCAGCTGGACCGGATAGGCTATTACATTTCCGGGCTGGTTGCTTTGTTCTTCTTCCTGGCCATTGTGACGGGTATTTTGGTTCATTGGCAAAAGATCCGTTCAAATTTCTTTGTATTCAGGCCGAGACAAAAGCTGAAAACCGTTTGGACGGATGCACATACAGCACTTGGGGTCATCGGGCTTCCTTTCCAGTTTATTTATGCGCTGACAGGTTCCATGTTTGGACTGGGAATCGTGGTGGCGGGTTCCAATGCACTGTGGATTTATAACGGAGACACGGAAAAAATGTACGATGATGTGATCCGGGAAACCACTTCTGCCGATACGCTTGGAAAGAAGCAGACTTATGTAGTGGATTACAACAAACTGGTTGCAGAAACTGCCGGTAAATGGCCTGATTTTAAAGTAGACAGGCTGCACATTGCATTTTACGGAAGTCAGACTATGAAAGTGGAGGTGAGCGGTTCCGAAAGTATTCGCGAGCGATTCTTAGGTCAGGGATCTGTTACTTTTAAGGCGGAAACGGGTAAAGAACTCCAGGCCCGGGCTCCGGGAAACATGGGGTATTACGACGATGTCTGGTCTTCAGTGAGACGATTGCACTATGCACAATTCGGAGATATCGGCACATTCAGTACCTACTTCCTGAAAATCATTTATTTCCTGATGGCTTTCCTGACTTGTTTCGTGATCATTTCCGGGGTTCTAATCTGGCTGGAAGCACGAAACAAGAAAAATATCACGGAGAAAAAAAGACGATACAATGAGCTTGTCGGGGCGATTTACCTGGCCATTTGTTTGTCCATGCTGCCGATTACAGCCGCAAGTTTTATTCTTTCAAAAGTCCTTCCGGAAACTTTGTCAGGATCACGGGAATCCATTTTAAACTACAGTTTTTTCCTGGGCTGGCTGGTGTTGAGTATTGTACTTTCCTGGAAACGGAACAAAGGACTCACCAATAAATTCTGTTTGCTAACCGGGGGGATTTTGGGTTTGATCATCCCGGTGGTAAACGGAGTTAGTTCCGGAAATTGGTTTTGGAGAACATTCAGCCAGGGAGAATACGGAATTTTCTCGGTTGACATTATCTGGCTGTGTATCGGTATCATCTGTCTGTTGGTGGTAAAACGTTTACGCAAGAATGGCGTTGAAATACCAGCAAGCGTTGCCGGAGTTCGTTAA
- a CDS encoding TMEM175 family protein, producing MEKKSIQIERLVFFSDAVIAIAITLLALDIKIEPLKSGHLHFSDLLSEWRTFLAFTLSFLNIANFWKTHHSFFAYIHKMDERLLSNNILWLFFIVLLPFSTTLVSGYFSDTAAICTYSLNLFLISVFQNNIWDYSSRKGFHNKELISEEAVSRFRLFCNLDMLNALVAVGLSFVSPVIAFILLFTKLPMILIVGIFHRKKFRTEREKMIRARRLAKPVRSKNKAKSEEPTDSN from the coding sequence ATGGAGAAAAAAAGCATACAAATCGAACGGCTGGTATTTTTCAGTGATGCTGTGATTGCGATCGCCATTACTTTGCTGGCACTGGACATTAAGATCGAACCTTTGAAGTCCGGGCATTTGCATTTCTCAGATTTGTTGTCGGAATGGCGTACCTTTCTGGCTTTCACCTTGTCGTTCCTGAATATTGCCAACTTCTGGAAAACGCACCATTCGTTCTTTGCGTATATCCACAAAATGGACGAACGGTTATTGTCGAATAATATTCTGTGGTTATTTTTCATTGTACTTCTCCCCTTTTCCACCACGCTGGTAAGCGGTTATTTTTCAGATACAGCAGCAATTTGTACTTACAGTTTGAACCTTTTTCTCATTTCCGTTTTCCAGAACAATATCTGGGATTACAGCAGCCGGAAAGGCTTTCACAACAAGGAACTGATTTCCGAAGAAGCTGTTTCGAGGTTCCGCTTGTTCTGTAACCTGGATATGCTGAATGCGCTGGTTGCCGTCGGGCTTTCCTTTGTCAGTCCGGTTATAGCTTTCATATTGCTTTTCACCAAGCTACCGATGATCCTGATCGTAGGAATATTCCACCGGAAAAAATTCAGGACGGAAAGGGAGAAAATGATCCGTGCGCGGCGGCTGGCAAAACCGGTCAGGTCGAAAAACAAGGCTAAGTCCGAAGAACCAACAGATTCAAATTAG
- a CDS encoding NAD(P)/FAD-dependent oxidoreductase, translating into MLLENKQIAIIGGGPGGLTLANLLQQKVLMVRVYERDENKHARVQGATLDLHEESGLEALKRAGLTDAFYANYRPDAGKMRLITKNLEIKLDDHAETADATDVTNLRPEIDRGPLRQILLSSLQEEIVVWDAHFTSLEAEKDGWRIHFRNGTSAYADLVIAADGANSKIRNFVTDIRPVYSGISIVEGNIYHAAKNAPKLWEILKGGKVFAFGDDQSIILSAKGDGSMSFYTGCKVPENWVTASGIDFSDKHSVHNWFKEAFGSWDLTWQELFESDELWFVPRPQYHYPLDQAWEAHSNITLLGDAAHRMPPYAGEGVNMAMQDAFELCDCLTDPQFPDLKSAIGAYEKQMLKRASEVTQITLDSTEILHSGDPIKNMMDLFEGAKG; encoded by the coding sequence ATGTTACTTGAAAATAAACAAATCGCTATTATCGGCGGAGGCCCCGGGGGATTGACTCTTGCCAATCTGTTGCAGCAAAAAGTATTAATGGTTCGTGTATACGAACGCGATGAGAACAAGCATGCACGTGTACAGGGCGCAACACTGGATTTACACGAAGAATCCGGGCTGGAAGCACTGAAACGCGCCGGGTTAACGGATGCATTTTATGCCAACTACCGTCCGGATGCCGGGAAAATGCGGTTGATCACCAAAAACCTGGAGATCAAATTAGATGATCACGCTGAAACAGCTGACGCAACAGATGTCACAAATCTTCGTCCGGAAATTGATCGTGGGCCGCTCAGACAAATCCTTCTGAGTTCACTCCAGGAAGAAATCGTAGTTTGGGATGCTCATTTCACTTCCCTCGAAGCAGAAAAAGACGGCTGGAGAATTCACTTCCGGAACGGAACCAGCGCTTATGCCGACCTGGTAATTGCCGCCGACGGGGCAAATTCCAAAATCCGCAATTTTGTTACGGATATCCGGCCGGTTTACTCCGGAATCTCCATTGTAGAAGGGAATATTTACCATGCTGCCAAAAATGCTCCCAAACTTTGGGAAATCCTAAAAGGCGGGAAAGTCTTTGCTTTCGGAGATGACCAATCGATTATCCTCAGTGCAAAAGGAGACGGAAGCATGTCTTTTTATACCGGCTGTAAAGTCCCTGAAAACTGGGTAACTGCTTCTGGTATTGACTTTTCGGATAAACATTCCGTACACAACTGGTTCAAAGAAGCATTCGGTTCCTGGGACCTGACCTGGCAGGAACTATTTGAAAGTGATGAATTATGGTTTGTGCCAAGACCGCAATACCATTATCCGCTTGATCAGGCGTGGGAAGCTCATTCCAATATCACATTGCTTGGTGATGCCGCACATCGCATGCCTCCTTATGCCGGAGAAGGTGTAAACATGGCCATGCAGGACGCCTTCGAATTGTGCGATTGCCTGACGGATCCTCAATTCCCCGACCTGAAAAGTGCCATCGGAGCATATGAAAAACAGATGCTGAAACGGGCGTCAGAAGTGACTCAAATAACTTTGGACTCAACCGAAATACTCCATTCAGGAGATCCGATCAAAAATATGATGGATTTGTTTGAAGGTGCTAAAGGCTAA
- a CDS encoding helix-turn-helix domain-containing protein: MPEALEYQFLKPGNELADFVDSFWRLENHSDSGKEIIVVPDGRVDLFISHSKEQGFHITLSGLESEPECVIFEAQTRIFAISFNLLAVEYILEQPISSILNGVSLLPVDFWGFKPEDLSDFDAFCTKSSRIILENLQKKTIDPRKQKLFELIYANKGEYTVHELSEAVNWSERQINRYFNDRFGISLKSYSTILRFRASFSQIKEGKLFPEQNFTDQAHFIKEVKKFSGVTPKELHKNTNDRFIQFSTLHRK, encoded by the coding sequence ATGCCCGAAGCATTGGAATACCAATTTTTGAAGCCCGGCAACGAACTGGCTGATTTCGTAGATAGCTTCTGGCGATTGGAAAATCATTCCGATTCCGGAAAAGAAATCATCGTAGTTCCGGACGGCCGGGTGGATTTATTTATTTCACATTCCAAAGAACAGGGATTTCACATCACGCTATCCGGATTGGAAAGCGAACCGGAATGTGTCATTTTTGAAGCTCAAACACGCATTTTTGCCATCAGTTTTAATTTATTGGCAGTCGAATATATCCTCGAGCAACCCATTTCTTCTATACTCAACGGGGTTTCCCTGTTACCTGTCGATTTTTGGGGTTTCAAACCCGAAGATCTTTCAGATTTCGACGCATTTTGCACTAAATCATCCCGGATTATTTTAGAAAATCTTCAAAAGAAAACCATTGATCCACGCAAACAAAAACTTTTCGAATTAATCTATGCCAATAAGGGCGAATATACCGTTCACGAATTATCTGAAGCAGTAAACTGGAGCGAACGGCAAATCAATCGCTATTTCAATGACCGATTCGGAATATCCCTCAAAAGCTATTCGACCATTCTTCGTTTCAGGGCTTCCTTTTCGCAGATTAAAGAAGGAAAACTATTCCCGGAGCAAAACTTTACCGACCAGGCCCACTTCATCAAAGAAGTTAAAAAGTTCAGCGGGGTAACTCCGAAAGAACTGCATAAAAATACCAACGACCGATTTATACAATTTTCTACCCTGCACCGGAAGTAA